A window of Methanolobus sediminis contains these coding sequences:
- the gyrA gene encoding DNA gyrase subunit A, giving the protein MADNIDDNSIQDEEQNNPEEELPFDIQPTDTGEKIVPVLIEDEMKNSFMDYAMSVIVSRALPDAKDGLKPVHRRILYAMKEAGITYDKAYKKSARVVGDVLGKYHPHGDSAVYDSLVRMVQDFSLRYPFIDGQGNFGSIDGDSAAAMRYTEVRMDKICDEMLLDIDKETIATRPNYDGSLQEPVVLPAKLPNLLINGSTGIAVGMATNMAPHNLTEVINATMMMIDNPDVTIQELMTAVKGPDFPTGGVILGKQGIREAYETGRGRVRVRAVAEIEEMKKDKYRIVVSELPYQVNKAKLIEDIASLVRDKKVTGVSDLRDESDREGIRVVIELTRGTNANVVLNQLFKHTQMQTTFGIINLALVDDVPRELNLKQILRIYLDHRIDVILKRTQFMLKKAEDRAHILRGLKIALDHLDEVISLIRSSANVDDAREGLISKFGLDELQAKAILDMRLQKLTGLERQKIDDEYDELLRQIAEYKAIIESDERKYGIIREEITDLKERFGDERRTAIKSSVEELETEDLIPEAEMVVTITNSGYIKRLPVDTYSQQHRGGKGVIGMDTKDEDFVVDIFVASTHDYLMFFTNQGRVHWRKVYEIPEGSRQSRGKAIVNLLELGEGELVTAMIPVSEFKEDEFLFMATRTGTVKKSQLSDFSNPRKKGIIAISLEDEDELVNVALTDGSKDMVMVSRHGKAIRFPESEVRVMGRSAKGVRGMNLEEGDMVVSLDLVDETASLLTVTENGFGKRTEFDEYRAMHRGGRGVITIVTSLRNGPVINVKAVHDEDDIMLTSSEGIIIRIPVKDVRVQGRNTQGVKIMDVRASDKVVGVARIRPDDE; this is encoded by the coding sequence ATGGCAGATAATATTGATGATAATAGTATTCAGGACGAAGAGCAGAACAATCCTGAAGAGGAACTTCCTTTTGATATCCAGCCAACAGATACCGGTGAGAAAATAGTTCCCGTCCTTATTGAAGATGAGATGAAGAACTCATTCATGGATTATGCCATGAGTGTAATTGTAAGCCGTGCTCTGCCGGATGCAAAGGATGGTCTCAAGCCAGTTCACCGAAGAATTCTCTATGCCATGAAAGAGGCAGGAATCACCTATGACAAGGCTTACAAGAAGTCTGCCCGTGTAGTGGGAGACGTTCTTGGTAAGTACCACCCGCACGGCGATTCTGCTGTTTATGATTCCCTTGTCAGGATGGTGCAGGATTTCTCCCTGAGATATCCGTTCATAGACGGACAGGGTAACTTCGGTTCAATTGACGGTGACTCCGCTGCTGCTATGCGTTACACTGAGGTTCGCATGGATAAGATATGCGATGAGATGCTTCTTGATATCGATAAGGAGACCATTGCAACACGTCCCAATTATGATGGATCTCTTCAGGAACCGGTTGTGCTTCCTGCAAAACTGCCAAACCTGCTTATTAACGGGTCAACAGGTATTGCTGTGGGAATGGCAACCAACATGGCACCTCACAATCTTACCGAGGTTATCAATGCAACTATGATGATGATCGATAACCCTGATGTGACAATCCAGGAACTTATGACAGCAGTAAAGGGACCTGATTTCCCAACCGGTGGTGTCATACTTGGTAAACAGGGAATCAGGGAAGCTTATGAGACTGGTCGTGGAAGAGTCCGGGTCAGAGCTGTTGCTGAGATAGAGGAGATGAAGAAGGACAAGTACCGCATAGTTGTCTCAGAACTTCCATATCAGGTCAATAAGGCAAAACTTATAGAGGATATCGCAAGCCTTGTCAGGGACAAGAAAGTAACAGGTGTTTCCGACCTTCGTGATGAATCTGACCGTGAGGGTATCAGGGTTGTTATAGAACTTACACGCGGAACAAACGCAAATGTGGTGCTCAACCAGTTGTTCAAGCACACCCAGATGCAGACTACTTTCGGTATCATTAACCTCGCACTTGTGGACGATGTTCCAAGGGAACTGAACCTGAAGCAAATACTCAGGATCTATCTTGATCACCGTATTGACGTTATCCTCAAGCGTACACAGTTCATGCTGAAAAAAGCTGAGGACAGGGCACACATACTCAGGGGTCTCAAGATCGCCCTTGATCACCTCGATGAAGTTATTTCACTTATCCGCTCTTCTGCAAATGTTGATGATGCAAGGGAAGGACTCATTTCAAAATTCGGTCTCGATGAGTTACAGGCAAAGGCTATCCTTGATATGCGCCTGCAGAAACTCACCGGTCTTGAAAGACAGAAGATCGATGATGAATATGACGAACTCCTCAGGCAGATTGCTGAATATAAAGCTATCATCGAAAGTGATGAGAGGAAATATGGAATTATCAGGGAAGAAATCACTGACCTGAAAGAGCGTTTCGGTGACGAGCGCAGAACAGCCATTAAATCCTCTGTTGAGGAACTTGAAACTGAAGACCTCATTCCCGAAGCTGAGATGGTTGTAACCATCACAAACAGTGGATACATCAAGAGACTTCCTGTTGACACATATTCACAGCAGCACAGAGGCGGAAAAGGTGTCATCGGAATGGATACCAAGGATGAGGATTTTGTTGTTGATATCTTTGTAGCTTCAACGCACGATTATCTTATGTTCTTCACAAACCAGGGCCGTGTGCACTGGCGTAAGGTGTACGAGATTCCGGAAGGCAGCAGACAGTCCCGTGGAAAAGCCATTGTGAACCTGCTTGAACTTGGTGAAGGTGAACTGGTTACAGCAATGATACCTGTCAGCGAGTTCAAGGAAGATGAATTCCTGTTCATGGCAACCCGCACAGGTACTGTGAAGAAGAGCCAGCTTTCTGATTTCAGCAACCCACGCAAGAAGGGCATTATTGCCATCAGCCTTGAGGATGAGGATGAACTTGTGAATGTTGCACTTACAGATGGTTCCAAAGACATGGTCATGGTCTCAAGACATGGAAAAGCTATCAGGTTCCCTGAGAGTGAAGTTCGTGTTATGGGTCGCAGTGCCAAGGGTGTCCGGGGAATGAATCTGGAAGAAGGTGACATGGTTGTGAGCCTTGATCTTGTGGATGAAACTGCATCACTTCTGACTGTAACTGAAAATGGTTTTGGTAAGAGAACTGAGTTTGATGAGTACAGGGCCATGCACAGAGGCGGACGTGGCGTGATAACCATAGTCACAAGCCTGCGTAACGGACCTGTGATAAATGTGAAAGCGGTACATGATGAAGATGACATCATGCTTACAAGCTCTGAAGGCATCATAATCCGTATTCCTGTGAAGGACGTACGTGTCCAGGGCAGGAACACACAGGGTGTTAAGATAATGGATGTACGTGCCAGCGATAAAGTAGTAGGAGTAGCAAGGATCAGACCTGACGATGAGTAG
- the modA gene encoding molybdate ABC transporter substrate-binding protein, with translation MVNKKHVIVFSLLISCVLFLGCIDSTSNSIADQDSAVSDSVNLDKQTSEEPLLVYCGAGMRKPMDEIGIMFEEEYGVPVQYNYAGSNTLLTQIELTGEGDVYMPGATYYFEVAAEKGFVDNSSKVVYHVPVIITPLDNPANINSLDDLANDDVSVVLGDPQAAAIGVLCDKMLTMKGIYNQTEENVVAKSATVNELITYVSLGQADASIVWEDLVLNNSEVNMIEIAEDDNIIKIVPIATLTTSENPELASEFVDFVVSDEGRSIFEDYGFTLYPDEKYAYLEAN, from the coding sequence ATGGTTAATAAAAAACATGTTATAGTATTCTCATTATTGATTTCCTGTGTTCTGTTTCTGGGTTGTATTGATTCCACCAGTAATTCTATAGCTGATCAGGATTCAGCGGTTTCAGACTCAGTTAATTTAGATAAACAGACCAGCGAAGAACCATTGCTAGTTTACTGTGGTGCTGGAATGCGAAAGCCGATGGATGAAATTGGAATTATGTTCGAAGAGGAATATGGTGTTCCTGTACAGTATAATTATGCAGGTTCCAACACACTCCTGACACAGATAGAACTTACAGGTGAAGGCGACGTTTACATGCCTGGTGCAACCTACTACTTTGAAGTAGCAGCAGAAAAGGGATTTGTCGATAATTCCAGCAAGGTTGTGTATCATGTTCCAGTGATTATCACTCCATTGGATAATCCGGCAAATATCAATAGTCTGGATGATCTTGCAAATGATGATGTAAGTGTCGTACTGGGAGATCCACAGGCAGCAGCTATCGGTGTACTATGTGATAAAATGCTGACTATGAAGGGTATATATAATCAGACTGAAGAGAACGTTGTTGCAAAAAGTGCTACAGTAAATGAACTTATCACATATGTCTCACTAGGTCAGGCGGATGCTTCCATAGTATGGGAGGATCTTGTACTAAACAACAGTGAAGTGAATATGATAGAGATTGCAGAGGATGACAATATCATAAAGATAGTTCCAATAGCAACTCTTACAACATCTGAAAATCCGGAACTTGCATCTGAATTTGTAGATTTTGTTGTTTCCGATGAAGGTCGCAGCATCTTTGAGGACTATGGCTTCACACTTTATCCTGATGAAAAGTATGCCTATTTAGAAGCTAACTGA
- a CDS encoding ABC transporter permease, with protein sequence MQRNGFKHVNLFLMLLLTFFIFTLIFEIITHTDPVSLITNIVSPEIQFAIRLSLLTSVISTFMCILIAVPVSYSLARYDFHGKAIINTVLDLPMALPPIVAGLGLLLIFGTTSVGSFLADAGLKFVFTVPGIIMAQFAVNISLMLRIMRSTFEGINPRYEHVAQTLGCTPFQAFIRTTLPLSKNGMLAGSVITWSRGMGEFGAVLMLAGATRMKTETLPIALYLNMSSGELDLAIAAATILILISGITLYLFERKGGVAKLY encoded by the coding sequence ATGCAAAGGAACGGATTCAAGCATGTAAATCTTTTTCTGATGCTCCTGCTCACTTTTTTTATTTTCACTCTGATATTTGAAATTATCACTCATACTGACCCGGTAAGTCTGATAACAAACATAGTTTCCCCGGAAATTCAATTTGCAATACGTCTCAGCCTGCTGACGTCTGTAATATCAACTTTCATGTGCATACTGATAGCAGTTCCGGTTTCGTATTCGCTTGCACGATATGATTTTCATGGAAAAGCTATTATCAACACGGTTCTTGACCTGCCAATGGCATTACCGCCAATAGTTGCAGGACTTGGTCTGCTGCTTATATTCGGTACAACCAGTGTTGGAAGTTTCCTGGCAGATGCAGGACTTAAGTTCGTTTTCACAGTTCCTGGTATAATCATGGCTCAGTTTGCAGTGAACATCTCCCTGATGCTAAGGATTATGCGTTCAACTTTTGAAGGCATAAATCCAAGGTATGAACATGTAGCACAGACGCTTGGATGCACGCCTTTTCAGGCTTTTATCAGGACAACATTACCTCTTTCAAAGAACGGTATGCTTGCAGGTTCCGTTATAACATGGTCAAGGGGAATGGGGGAGTTCGGTGCAGTGTTAATGCTTGCAGGAGCCACAAGGATGAAGACCGAGACATTACCGATAGCTCTTTACCTGAACATGTCTTCCGGCGAACTTGACCTTGCAATTGCAGCTGCAACGATATTGATACTGATTTCTGGCATTACATTATACTTATTTGAACGCAAGGGAGGGGTTGCAAAGCTCTATTAG
- the pdxT gene encoding pyridoxal 5'-phosphate synthase glutaminase subunit PdxT has product MKLGVIAIQGDVSEHVEALENALKQRGENGEVVTIKHKGIVPECDALVLPGGESTTLGKLLMREGIADEIRDMNAAGKPIMGTCAGLILLATAGDEQVAKTHQHLLGLMDTKVNRNAFGRQRDSFEIGLELPFLDTPYNAVFIRAPGIVETGKDVTVLAKIDDMIVAAEQGNVLALAFHPELTEDLRVHQYFLDKLFQ; this is encoded by the coding sequence ATGAAATTAGGTGTTATTGCTATTCAGGGAGACGTTTCCGAACACGTAGAGGCTCTTGAAAATGCCCTCAAGCAGCGTGGCGAGAATGGAGAAGTTGTTACTATCAAACACAAGGGAATTGTCCCTGAATGTGATGCACTTGTACTTCCAGGCGGTGAAAGCACAACCCTTGGAAAACTCCTCATGCGTGAAGGCATCGCCGATGAGATAAGAGACATGAACGCAGCAGGCAAACCAATAATGGGAACCTGTGCCGGTCTTATTCTTCTGGCAACTGCCGGAGACGAGCAAGTAGCCAAAACCCACCAGCACCTTTTAGGACTCATGGACACCAAAGTCAACCGAAATGCATTCGGAAGACAGCGCGATTCCTTTGAGATCGGACTTGAACTTCCATTCCTCGATACACCATATAATGCAGTCTTCATCAGAGCACCCGGAATCGTTGAAACCGGAAAAGACGTAACAGTCCTTGCTAAAATCGATGATATGATCGTAGCTGCTGAACAGGGAAATGTTCTTGCGCTGGCATTCCATCCTGAACTTACCGAGGACCTGAGGGTTCACCAGTATTTTTTGGATAAGCTGTTCCAATAA
- a CDS encoding ABC transporter ATP-binding protein: MIEVSDVSKTLGDFELESINLCVKEGEYFCILGPTGSGKTILLETIAGIYNPDIGSILIDNFDVSSLLPKDRHISMVYQDFMLFPNMNVRENIGFGLKYTDSKLDKASIHSKIEETAEMLGIAHLLDRHPSTLSGGEKQRTAIARAIITEPALLLLDEPLSALDSGTKDRLRQELLRIHQLKKTTTIHVTHSFEEAFTLADRIAIMHGGKIHQVGTPDEVFRKPNSKFVADFVGVENLFHGKSVIFNNLSEIGVNGHTIISSTQRDGDVVISIRPEDILISKDPIDSSARNSFTGVVSDVIRMKSTVKLVIDTGIPFRVVLTKRAYDDMKLSTGSEVYLTFKASTVHLIY; the protein is encoded by the coding sequence ATGATTGAAGTAAGTGATGTTTCAAAGACACTTGGTGACTTTGAACTGGAAAGTATAAACCTTTGTGTAAAAGAAGGGGAATATTTCTGTATACTTGGACCGACCGGCTCAGGCAAAACAATACTTCTGGAAACTATAGCAGGTATCTATAATCCAGATATTGGTTCCATATTAATTGATAATTTTGATGTAAGCTCTCTGCTTCCAAAAGACCGGCATATAAGCATGGTCTACCAGGACTTCATGCTTTTCCCGAATATGAATGTCAGGGAGAATATCGGATTCGGGTTGAAGTATACTGATTCGAAACTCGATAAAGCTTCAATCCATTCAAAGATCGAAGAAACCGCAGAGATGCTTGGAATAGCTCACCTGCTTGACCGGCATCCTTCAACACTGAGCGGTGGAGAAAAACAAAGAACCGCAATTGCAAGAGCAATAATAACCGAACCGGCATTGCTCTTGCTTGACGAACCACTTTCTGCTCTTGATTCCGGAACAAAGGACCGCCTCAGACAGGAGCTCCTGAGGATACACCAGTTAAAGAAAACCACTACGATACATGTGACTCATAGTTTTGAAGAGGCTTTCACCCTTGCAGATCGTATAGCCATCATGCATGGAGGTAAGATCCATCAGGTTGGAACGCCGGATGAGGTTTTCAGGAAGCCAAATTCAAAATTCGTTGCTGACTTTGTAGGTGTTGAGAATCTGTTCCATGGAAAGTCAGTTATTTTCAACAACCTGTCTGAAATAGGAGTAAACGGACACACCATTATTTCCAGCACTCAAAGAGATGGGGATGTGGTTATTTCCATAAGGCCGGAGGACATACTCATATCAAAGGACCCGATAGATTCCAGTGCCAGAAACTCATTTACAGGTGTTGTTTCCGATGTTATTAGGATGAAGTCGACTGTTAAGCTGGTAATCGATACAGGCATACCTTTCAGGGTCGTACTAACAAAGAGAGCCTATGATGATATGAAACTTTCAACTGGTTCAGAGGTATATCTGACTTTCAAAGCATCCACTGTTCATCTTATTTACTGA
- the pdxS gene encoding pyridoxal 5'-phosphate synthase lyase subunit PdxS, which produces MELEKLRHGTELIKRGFAKMQKGGVIMDVVNAEQAKIAEEAGAVAVMALQAVPADIRKEGGVARMADPQIVSEIIDAVTIPVMGKARIGHFVEAEILEALGVDMVDESEVLTPADNKYHIDKTEFTVPFVCGARNLGEALRRINEGAAMIRTKGEAGTGDVSEAVKHMKQIMGEVRALKGKTKEELIAVARHIEAPIELVLETAEMQRIPVVNFAAGGVATPADAALMMRMGADGVFVGSGIFKSENPEKMAKAIVEAVNNYDNPKVLAEVSKGIGSGMKGISVDSIPESDILQTRGW; this is translated from the coding sequence ATGGAACTTGAGAAATTAAGACACGGTACCGAGCTTATTAAGCGCGGCTTTGCAAAGATGCAGAAAGGCGGTGTGATCATGGACGTTGTAAACGCTGAGCAGGCAAAGATCGCAGAAGAAGCTGGTGCTGTTGCAGTTATGGCACTTCAGGCTGTTCCTGCAGATATCAGGAAAGAGGGCGGAGTTGCCAGGATGGCAGACCCACAGATTGTTTCAGAGATCATTGATGCTGTTACAATTCCTGTTATGGGAAAGGCACGTATCGGTCACTTTGTGGAAGCTGAGATCCTTGAAGCTCTTGGTGTTGACATGGTTGATGAGTCCGAAGTACTCACACCTGCTGACAACAAATACCACATTGATAAGACAGAGTTCACAGTTCCTTTCGTATGTGGTGCAAGAAACCTTGGTGAAGCACTCCGCAGGATAAACGAAGGTGCTGCAATGATCCGTACAAAGGGCGAAGCAGGAACCGGAGATGTCAGCGAGGCTGTCAAGCACATGAAGCAGATCATGGGTGAAGTCCGTGCACTCAAAGGCAAGACAAAGGAAGAACTCATTGCAGTTGCCCGTCATATCGAAGCACCTATCGAGCTTGTACTCGAGACCGCAGAGATGCAGCGTATTCCTGTTGTTAACTTTGCAGCAGGCGGTGTTGCAACACCGGCAGATGCAGCTCTTATGATGCGCATGGGTGCTGACGGTGTTTTCGTCGGTTCAGGAATCTTTAAGTCAGAGAATCCTGAGAAGATGGCAAAGGCAATCGTTGAAGCTGTAAACAACTACGATAACCCAAAGGTACTTGCAGAAGTATCAAAGGGCATTGGCTCAGGAATGAAAGGAATCAGTGTAGATTCAATTCCTGAATCTGACATTCTTCAGACCCGCGGATGGTAA
- a CDS encoding HEPN domain-containing protein, whose amino-acid sequence MRLELMEKRSRFDDFEKEYRDSKAYLRRAKMFMEQGQDHSVVFNVASLALERYLVALCYLHDMEPYNHNYTCLMDTVEMFMEPPEELNKEIRSLDEIFGICSIDDYFHGEPTVSDMERILAMCEEVEELFDQEKIRSFKESLIEDSD is encoded by the coding sequence ATGAGACTGGAACTTATGGAGAAGAGATCAAGATTTGATGATTTTGAAAAGGAGTATCGTGACTCCAAAGCATACCTTCGCAGGGCAAAAATGTTTATGGAGCAGGGACAGGATCACAGTGTAGTCTTCAACGTTGCTTCACTGGCTCTTGAACGTTATCTTGTGGCACTTTGTTATCTTCATGATATGGAACCTTATAACCACAATTACACATGTTTGATGGATACTGTCGAGATGTTCATGGAACCACCAGAAGAGCTCAATAAAGAAATAAGATCACTGGATGAGATATTCGGTATCTGTAGCATTGATGATTACTTCCATGGAGAACCAACGGTTTCAGACATGGAGCGTATTCTGGCAATGTGTGAAGAGGTTGAGGAACTTTTTGATCAGGAGAAGATTCGTTCTTTTAAGGAATCTTTGATTGAAGACTCTGATTAA
- a CDS encoding 30S ribosomal protein S6e has protein sequence MADFKVVVADPKTKSYQFDVTGAEANKFIGKSIGETVDGTLVGLPGYSLKITGGSDKSGMVMRPDLPGPRRQRVLVANGTGYSPVSKGVRRRKMMRGREVAPDIVQINTVVAEYGEKTIEKILGGDEEPAEEVEAVAEE, from the coding sequence ATGGCAGATTTTAAAGTAGTGGTTGCAGACCCTAAGACAAAGTCATACCAGTTTGATGTCACAGGCGCTGAAGCCAACAAATTCATTGGTAAATCAATCGGAGAAACAGTTGACGGAACACTTGTAGGTCTTCCAGGATACTCACTGAAGATCACAGGCGGAAGCGACAAGAGCGGAATGGTCATGAGACCAGACCTTCCAGGACCAAGAAGACAGAGAGTCCTTGTTGCAAACGGAACAGGATACTCTCCTGTATCAAAGGGTGTACGCCGCAGGAAGATGATGCGTGGAAGAGAAGTCGCACCAGATATCGTCCAGATAAACACCGTTGTTGCAGAATACGGTGAAAAAACCATTGAGAAGATCCTCGGCGGCGACGAAGAACCGGCAGAGGAAGTTGAAGCAGTAGCAGAAGAGTGA
- a CDS encoding PEF-CTERM sorting domain-containing protein gives MAQGGTLTYNITYSNRGYIGSEYNVYNTMLIDTLPPEVNYVSSSDGGVYDSTNHTVIWDIGTVEYDSLFMRVSVNVTVDPSTTIGTYLVNFAVIDGDGSMPAVAFDADTVVGAEGDEEVPLLQLYKTDDVTTVAQGGTLTYNITYSNRGYIGSEYNVYNTMLIDTLPPEVNYVSSSDGGVYDSTNHTVIWDIGTVEYDSLFMHVSVNVTVNPSTTVGTYLVNFAVIDGDGSMPVVVFDADTVVVGGEVPNPQNPIPEFPTIALPVIAVLGLALFFQRRKD, from the coding sequence GTGGCTCAAGGTGGTACACTCACCTACAACATTACCTATAGCAATCGTGGATATATTGGTAGTGAGTACAACGTGTACAACACAATGCTCATTGATACTCTTCCTCCAGAAGTAAATTACGTATCATCTTCCGATGGTGGTGTGTATGATTCCACTAATCATACAGTTATCTGGGATATTGGAACGGTAGAATATGACTCGCTATTTATGCGCGTTTCGGTCAATGTGACTGTCGATCCATCTACAACAATAGGAACGTATCTGGTAAACTTCGCCGTAATTGACGGAGATGGATCAATGCCAGCAGTGGCTTTTGATGCAGATACAGTGGTTGGTGCTGAGGGTGACGAGGAAGTCCCGCTCCTCCAATTATATAAGACCGATGATGTAACTACAGTGGCTCAAGGTGGTACACTCACCTACAACATTACCTATAGCAATCGTGGATATATTGGTAGTGAGTACAATGTGTACAACACAATGCTCATTGATACTCTTCCTCCAGAAGTAAATTACGTATCATCTTCCGATGGTGGTGTGTATGATTCCACTAATCATACAGTTATCTGGGATATTGGAACGGTAGAATATGACTCGCTATTTATGCACGTTTCGGTCAATGTGACTGTCAATCCATCTACAACGGTAGGGACATATCTGGTAAACTTCGCCGTAATTGACGGAGATGGATCAATGCCAGTAGTGGTCTTTGATGCAGATACGGTGGTTGTCGGCGGAGAAGTTCCAAATCCACAAAACCCAATTCCAGAGTTCCCAACAATTGCTCTTCCAGTAATTGCAGTTCTTGGTCTGGCATTGTTCTTCCAGCGTAGAAAAGATTAA
- a CDS encoding pyridoxamine 5'-phosphate oxidase family protein: MVKLTDAMKTEFEKMKIFPLATASKDGVPNVIPIGMCFLQEDLETIWIVDNFFLKTMENLRANPKCAIYVWGPEINGCFQIKGDVKIIDRGEEYDEMRKMVKAKSDRFPAKLLVKMKITDVFECKSGPDAGKKLL, from the coding sequence ATGGTGAAATTAACAGATGCAATGAAAACAGAGTTTGAAAAGATGAAGATCTTCCCACTGGCAACCGCATCAAAAGATGGTGTTCCAAATGTGATTCCTATTGGAATGTGCTTCCTTCAGGAAGATTTAGAGACTATCTGGATCGTGGACAACTTCTTCCTCAAGACAATGGAGAACCTCAGAGCAAATCCAAAATGTGCAATATATGTATGGGGACCAGAGATCAACGGTTGCTTCCAGATCAAAGGCGATGTAAAGATCATTGACCGTGGAGAGGAATATGACGAAATGCGCAAGATGGTTAAAGCAAAGAGCGACCGTTTCCCTGCAAAACTCCTTGTCAAGATGAAGATCACCGATGTCTTTGAATGTAAGAGCGGTCCTGATGCAGGAAAGAAGTTGCTTTAA
- a CDS encoding outer membrane lipoprotein-sorting protein, which translates to MKIKSKIVFVLVLISIALLNSGCIGEGLTADQIAEKMQEKQANIEDISATVHMTISIEGGTQETEYQLYQKNPGKMKNIVLMPEEMAGQTTVSNGEKMWIYDPAANTVTIMEMPEVSDEFEMDYASIIGDLLNETDVSLVGTEDLDGRDTLVLMLVPKEEDNLYGSGMKVWVDDETWTPLKIEMGTENTYQITVEYRNFEVNTGISDDEFEFEVPDGAEVIEVDDFDDILPVSMTLEEAQNLSDNEILTPSYLPDGYELNNVMFSNTSIVANIDESVTLMYSYDDNGIIISESFYNGEIDQKSILMESETVSVNGVEGDFYSMYGGSGMLQWEIDNALLTLSAPLEMDEIIQIAESME; encoded by the coding sequence ATGAAAATAAAATCTAAAATAGTATTTGTATTAGTTTTAATAAGCATAGCACTATTAAATTCAGGTTGTATTGGAGAGGGGTTAACTGCTGATCAGATTGCTGAGAAAATGCAGGAAAAACAGGCAAACATAGAAGATATTTCAGCAACGGTTCATATGACAATTTCAATTGAAGGTGGAACGCAGGAAACGGAATATCAGCTATATCAAAAAAATCCCGGTAAAATGAAAAACATTGTACTAATGCCAGAGGAAATGGCAGGCCAGACAACAGTTTCAAACGGTGAGAAAATGTGGATATATGATCCAGCTGCTAACACTGTTACAATTATGGAAATGCCGGAAGTTTCAGATGAATTTGAGATGGATTATGCATCTATCATTGGAGATCTTTTAAATGAAACTGATGTTTCTCTTGTAGGTACTGAAGATCTCGATGGCAGAGATACTTTAGTATTGATGCTTGTTCCCAAAGAAGAAGATAACTTGTATGGATCAGGTATGAAAGTCTGGGTTGATGATGAGACATGGACTCCATTGAAGATAGAAATGGGCACAGAAAATACCTATCAAATTACTGTAGAATACAGGAATTTTGAAGTAAACACTGGAATATCCGATGATGAATTTGAATTTGAGGTTCCTGATGGTGCAGAGGTTATAGAAGTGGATGATTTCGATGACATACTTCCTGTCTCGATGACACTTGAAGAGGCACAGAATCTATCTGATAATGAAATTCTCACTCCTTCCTATTTACCTGATGGATATGAATTAAATAATGTAATGTTCAGCAATACTTCTATTGTAGCAAATATTGATGAATCAGTTACCCTGATGTATTCTTATGATGACAATGGTATTATAATATCTGAAAGTTTCTATAATGGGGAAATAGATCAGAAGTCAATCCTGATGGAAAGCGAAACAGTTTCTGTTAATGGTGTGGAAGGTGATTTCTATTCCATGTATGGTGGTTCCGGGATGTTGCAGTGGGAAATCGACAATGCTTTGTTGACTCTCAGTGCTCCTCTTGAAATGGATGAAATTATTCAGATAGCTGAATCGATGGAATAA